The sequence TCGCCACCTGCCCGCTGGCGCCGCCGGAAAACCGGCTGGACCTGCGCGTCACCGCCGGCGAGAAGAACTATCGTGGCTCGCATCACTGAGTGCTGTGCGGTTGTCGCGCTGGGCTTGCTGGCCGCGTTCCCGCTGCGCGCCACCACGCCGGCCGACTATGCGGCTGCGGTGACTCAGGCACGTGCCGAGCGCGTCGAGCAGCTTAAGCAGATGGACGGCTATCTGGCACTCACCGCCTCGGGCTGGCTGCAGCCAGGCGCGAACAGCGTGGGCAGCGCGGCAGACAATCGCTTCGAGATTCCCGGCGCACCCGCGCACCTGGGGACGCTGCAGCTGACGGCGGATGGACAGGTCAGCCTGCACCTGGCGGAAACCCGCGGGATCACCATCGACGGCCAGCTCGCGGCGATCGTCAACGTATTGCGTACGCAAGGTCCCGACGGCAAGCAGCAGCCGACCCGCGCGGGCTTCGGCAGCAGCTACCTGTACGTGATCGAGAACGGCACGCAGCGCGGCCTGCGCGCGAAGAACAATGACGCGCCGTTGCGCACGCATTTCCCCGGCTTCGACTATTTCCCGATCGACCCGTCCTGGCGGATCGAGGCGGACTGGGTACTGTTCCCCACGCCGCACATGCTGAAGATTGCCTACGTCACCGGCACCGTGAGCGATACGCCGATCGCGGGCAAGGCGGTGTTCCGCCGGGATGGCCACACCTGGGAGCTACTGCCGATCGACGAGGACGGCCGGCTGTTCTTCGTGTTCAGCGACCGCACGGCGGGGCGGCTGACCTACGGTGGCGCGCGCTTCCTGTACGCCGCGGCGCCGAAGGACGGCAAGGTGCTGCTGGACTTCAACCTGGCCGAAAACCCGCCGTGCGCGATCACCCCGCACGTGGTCTGCCCGCTGGCGCCGCCGGAGAATCGGCTGAAGCTGTCGGTGACCGCGGGTGAGATGAAGTTCCGCGGCCACCCTAACGACTAGCGGGCTCCTGCGATCAGCGTCCCTTGAACTCGGCCTTGCGCTTTTCCAGGAACGCCGTGGTGCCCTCGCGCATGTCCTCGGTGGAGAACGCCAGCGCGAAACCCTGCGTCTCGAACTCCAGGCCCTGGTCGATCGCGGTCTCGCCACCTTGCAGCACGGCGTCGAGGATGCCGGCGGCGGCCAGTGGCGCGGCCTCGGCAAGCTGGTCAGCCAGCGTGTTCACTGCTTCGTCCAGCGCTTCGGGCGCCACCACGCGGGTGACCAGGCCCAGCTCGTACGCACGCTGCGCGTTGATCGGCGCGCCGGTCAGGCACAGCTCCAGCGCCGCGCCGCGGCCGGCCAGGCGCAGCAGGCGCTGGGTGCCGCCGAAGCCCGGGATCAGGCCGAGATTGATTTCCGGCTGGCCGAACTTTGCCTTCTCGCTGGCCACGCGCAGGTGGCAGGCCATCGCCAGCTCCATGCCGCCGCCGAGTGCAAAACCCTGCACCCGCGCGATCACCGGCTTGCCGAGCCGCTCGATCGACGTCATCAGACGCTGGCCGGCGCGCGAGAAACCCTGTGCCTGCACCGGCGTGTAGCCGTTCATTTCGGCGATGTCGGCGCCGGCGACGAACGCCTTCTCACCGGCGCCGGTCAACACCACCACGCGCACGGCGTCGTCCTGCGCGGCCTGCGTGAACGCGATGGTTAGTTCGTTGAGGGTGTCGCGGTTCAGCGCGTTGAGCTTGTCCGGACGATTGACCACGATCGTGCGGACGGCGCCGCGGTTGCTAATTTCCAGGTTGCGATAGGCCATGAGCGGCTCCTGACAGGTGCAAGCCCGCGATGGTAGCAGCGGGAACCTTTGTCGCCGCAGGGTTTCTCAAGCCACGAGCGCCAGCGCTGCACGAATCGCGCGAACCGCTTAGGATGATCCGTCAGGATCGACTGTCGCGATAAGGAAAGGCCCGGTGGAGAAAGGCATCACACATCTGCGTTGCGGTCTGCTCGGTGCAGTGCTGTTGCTGGGCGGCGTGGCGCACGCGCAGAGTGCCGTATCGACGTCGGCACCGAAGCCCGACAAGGCCAAGCTGTCCTACGCGATCGGCTACCAGATCGGCAGCCAGTTCGCCGACGGCAAGCCTGACGTGGAGATCCCGGTGCTGGTGCGAGCGATCCAGGACGCGTACGCCAAGCGCCACCCCAGTGTGTCGATGCAGGAGATGCATCAGCAGTTGCAGCGGCTCGACCAGCAGATGCACGCCGATGCACTGGCCGAGTTCAAGCGGATCGCCACCATCAACGCGCGCAAGAGCGCCCGGTACCTGACGCAAAACCGCCAGCAGCCCGGCGTGGTGCAGTTGCCGTCGGGCATCCAGTACGCGGTGTTGAGCACGGGTAGCGGCAAGGTCAGCCCCACCGTCAGCAGCACGGTCACCGTGAACTACCGCGGCATGCTGGTGGACGGTACCGAATTCGACAGCACCTGGGCGCGTGGGGCACCGGTCAGCTTCAGCGTCGACAAGGTGATCCGCGGCTGGCAGGACGTGATCCCGCGCATGCACGTAGGCGATCGCTGGAAGGTGGTGATCCCGCCGCAGCTGGCCTACGGCGAAACCGGCGCGTTGCCGCGGATCGGTCCGAACGAGGCGCTGGTATTCGAGATCGAACTGCTCGCGATCAAGCCCGGTTCCGGCCAGCCGTAAGTTGCTCCGGTGGTAGCATGGCGGGGCATGTCGAACGCCGCCGATCCCGCACCCATTCCGCCCTTGACCCCTTGCATCGGCATCTGCCGCCTGGATGCGGATGGCTACTGCGTCGGTTGTCGGCGCACTGGCGAGGAAATCGGCCGCTGGCGCGGGATGAGCGACGCCGAACGGCTGCGCGTGATGCGCGACATCCTGCCGCTGCGACCGTCGCCATGATCGACACACTGGTGGCAGCGCTGCGGCCGTTGTCGACGCCGCCGACCGGGCCGGGCTGGAACCACGCGGACATGTCCCTGTTGCTCGGCAACAGCCAGCGTTTGCCGGCCGCGGTGCTGGTGGGCTTTCGCGAAGGCGTGCAGCCGCGGCTGGTGCTTACCGTGCGCAACGACAGCCTGCAGGCGCATGCTGGCCAAGTGGCGTTTCCCGGCGGGCGCAGCGACCCGGGCGACGGCGACGCGGTGGCCACCGCGCTGCGCGAGAGCGAGGAGGAGATCGGCCTGGACCGCACGCTGGTGACGCCGCTCGGCTACCTCGACCGCTTCGAGACGATCAGCGGCTACTGCATTACCCCGGTGGTGGCGCAGATCGCCGCCGCGGCCCGGCTGTACCCGGCGCCGGACGAGGTGGCCGAAGTGTTCGAAGTGCCGCTGGCGTTCCTGCTGGAGCCGGCCAACCTGCGCCGCTATACGATGGAATTCCGCGGCCAGCAGCGGCCGATGGTGGAATTCGTCCACGGTGGCCATCGCATCTGGGGCGCCACCGCCGCGATGCTGTACAACCTGCTGCAGAGGATGGGACGCACATGACGCTGAAGACCACCCTGATCGACGTTGCCGCGCTGGCCGCGTTGCCGGCCAGCGACGTGCTGATCGTCGACTGCCGCGTCGACCTGGCCGATCGCGCGCAGGGCGAACGCCAGTATCTGGCTGGGCATATCCCCGGTGCCGTGTTCGCCGACCTGGCACGCGACCTGTCCGACATGTCGCGCGTGCCCGAGGGGCTCGGCCGGCATCCGCTGCCGCTGGCGACGGCGTTCGGCGCCGTGCTCGGCCGCTGGGGCTGGAGGCCGGGCCTGCAGGTGGTGAGCTACGACGCCGGGCCGGGTGCGCTGGCAGCCGCCCGCCTGTGGTGGCTGCTGCGATTGGCCGGCGTACGGGACGTGGCGGTACTCGACGGCGGCATCGCCGCATGGCAGGCGGCCGGGCAGCCGCTGGAAACGGCGGTCCCTCCGCGCGCGCCGACCGAAGTGACGCTGGCCTGGGATGCGCGGCAGGTGATCGTCGACCATGCCGCCCTGCATGCCGTGCCGGCGCCGCTGCTGCTCGATGCCCGCGCCGCCGCACGCTACCGCGGTGACGTCGAGCCGCTGGACCGTGCCGCCGGCCACGTGCCCGGCGCACGCAACCGGCCGTACGTCGACAACCTGCTCGCCGACGGCCATTTCAAGCCGCCGGCGCAGCTTCGCGAGGAATTCGCCGCGGTGCTGGGCGAGGCCACGCCCGACCAGGTCGTGCACATGTGCGGCTCTGGCGTCACCGCCTGCTACAACCTGCTGGCGATGGAACACGCCGGCCTGCATGGCTCGCGCCTGTACGCGCCGTCGTGGAGCGGCTGGGTCAGCGACCCGTCGCGGCCGGTGGCAACCGGCTGACGTGCAGGAGCGCACCCTGTGCGCTCCTGCAGCACGTTCATTTCTTCTCTTTGAGCCGCGCGACCAGTTGCTGCAGCACCGCCTGCGTCTGCGGGTGGAAGAACGCCTCGACGAAATCGTCCAGCGGCAGCGCGTCCATGTCGGCGTAGGCGGCGGCGAGGTCGGCGCGGGCCAGTGCGCGGGTGGTCAGCATGGCGTGCGAGGGCAGCGCCAGCAGATTTTCCAGCCAGCGGATCGCGCGGGTCGCGACCTGGTCGACACCGGTGAGTTCGTCGACGAAACCGCAGGCCAGCGCCTCGGCGGACTCGATCATCGCGCCGGCGACCAACAGGCGTTCGGCGCGGTAGGTACCGACCACGCGGCGCAGCGCCAGCTGGATCGCCTCGGGCACGATCAGTCCGACCTGCACTTCGTTGAGGCCGATCCGGTACGGGCCTTCGGCCATCACCCGGTAGTCGCAGAACAGCGCCAGCACCGCGCCGCCAGCCGGGCTGTGGCCGGTGATCGCCGCGACCAGCGGGATCGGCGCGCGGGCCAGGCTGCCGCACAGCGCGAAGAACTCGCGCCAGTACTCGCGCACGCCGGCACGGTCGCGCTGCAGCAGGGCAGGCACGTCGACGCCGGCAGAGAACAGCCCCTGCGCGCCGGACAGCACGATGCCGCGCACGCCGCCCTGCACGGCGTCGTCGATGGCGGCGTGCAACGCGTGCAGCAGTTCCAGGTTCAGCGCGTTGACCGGCGGCCGGGCGAGCTGGATCTCGCGGATGCCGTGGTCGTGGTTGGCGAGGTTGAGCATGGAAAACTCCGGTCGGGTTATTGCGGTTGTTCGTCGGCGGTCCACTGGTAGCGCACCGCGTAGTCCAGCACGGCCTTGCCGTTGGCCGGCACGTCGACGCGGAACTCCAGCGTGTCTGGCGTCTGTCTGCCCGGCTTGCTGCTGGAAGAAACCAGTGTCCACTGGCGCCAGCGGCCGGGATGCTCGCGCACGGTCACTGTGCGGGTGCTGTCGCTGGCGTTGGTAAGGCTGATACGGAACGCCTCGTCCAGCGTGTGGCCGGCCTTGTCGACGTGGAAGGCGGTGCGTGCGCGTTCGGCGCGCAGGTCGAACGCGGTGCCCAGGGTGATGGTGGCGTCGCTGCCTTTCGGGGTGTCCTCGATGCGGCCCTCGCCGATGAATTGCGGCGCGCCGTTCCTGTCGGCGGTGAGCACGCGCAGGTAGCCGGCCGGCAGGCTGTCGAACGCCTGCAGCTGCAGCGTGCTGACAATCGTGCTGCCGCCGCCCGGATTGTAGTCGCGTTCCAGGATCGGGCGCGGCGGCTGGTAGCTGTTGCCATTCTCGTACAGCGCGGTGCGCACGCAATCCAGCGTGCGCGTGGCGTACAGCGGCACCTGGCTGATGCTGCCGTCGGGCAGCTCGACCGCGCCGGACAGGGTGTAGCTGCGGTAGTCGCCGAGGCTGTCCTGCTGCGGCATGGCTTCGGCCTTCGCGTTGAAGCCGCGCGCCATCGACGCCATCGGCCGCGGCCCCGACGCCTTGGCCATGTTCGGTTCGCCGGCGGTCAGGGTGACTCGTGCGTCGTGCCAGTCGCGGCCGCTGCGGTTGGCGATGCTGGCGCGCGACTCGAACTGCATGCGGCAGGCCGTGCCAGGTTGCAGCGTGGCCACGTAGGCAGCGCGCCAGCCGAGGCCGGCGGTGGGGTAGCTGAGCACGGCGCGGGTTGGGCCGGTGCGCGTGGCATCCACGCGCAGGCTCAGGCTGGAGCCGCTGGGGAAATCCGCGCCGCTGCTGCGCACGGCGGCATAGTTGCTGACCAGGGTGGCATGCCCGTTGTCGTCGCGCACCAGCAGGCCGTCGCCGG is a genomic window of Rhodanobacter thiooxydans containing:
- a CDS encoding DUF1684 domain-containing protein; its protein translation is MARITECCAVVALGLLAAFPLRATTPADYAAAVTQARAERVEQLKQMDGYLALTASGWLQPGANSVGSAADNRFEIPGAPAHLGTLQLTADGQVSLHLAETRGITIDGQLAAIVNVLRTQGPDGKQQPTRAGFGSSYLYVIENGTQRGLRAKNNDAPLRTHFPGFDYFPIDPSWRIEADWVLFPTPHMLKIAYVTGTVSDTPIAGKAVFRRDGHTWELLPIDEDGRLFFVFSDRTAGRLTYGGARFLYAAAPKDGKVLLDFNLAENPPCAITPHVVCPLAPPENRLKLSVTAGEMKFRGHPND
- a CDS encoding enoyl-CoA hydratase/isomerase family protein codes for the protein MAYRNLEISNRGAVRTIVVNRPDKLNALNRDTLNELTIAFTQAAQDDAVRVVVLTGAGEKAFVAGADIAEMNGYTPVQAQGFSRAGQRLMTSIERLGKPVIARVQGFALGGGMELAMACHLRVASEKAKFGQPEINLGLIPGFGGTQRLLRLAGRGAALELCLTGAPINAQRAYELGLVTRVVAPEALDEAVNTLADQLAEAAPLAAAGILDAVLQGGETAIDQGLEFETQGFALAFSTEDMREGTTAFLEKRKAEFKGR
- a CDS encoding FKBP-type peptidyl-prolyl cis-trans isomerase; the encoded protein is MEKGITHLRCGLLGAVLLLGGVAHAQSAVSTSAPKPDKAKLSYAIGYQIGSQFADGKPDVEIPVLVRAIQDAYAKRHPSVSMQEMHQQLQRLDQQMHADALAEFKRIATINARKSARYLTQNRQQPGVVQLPSGIQYAVLSTGSGKVSPTVSSTVTVNYRGMLVDGTEFDSTWARGAPVSFSVDKVIRGWQDVIPRMHVGDRWKVVIPPQLAYGETGALPRIGPNEALVFEIELLAIKPGSGQP
- a CDS encoding sulfurtransferase, which encodes MTLKTTLIDVAALAALPASDVLIVDCRVDLADRAQGERQYLAGHIPGAVFADLARDLSDMSRVPEGLGRHPLPLATAFGAVLGRWGWRPGLQVVSYDAGPGALAAARLWWLLRLAGVRDVAVLDGGIAAWQAAGQPLETAVPPRAPTEVTLAWDARQVIVDHAALHAVPAPLLLDARAAARYRGDVEPLDRAAGHVPGARNRPYVDNLLADGHFKPPAQLREEFAAVLGEATPDQVVHMCGSGVTACYNLLAMEHAGLHGSRLYAPSWSGWVSDPSRPVATG
- a CDS encoding enoyl-CoA hydratase/isomerase family protein, translating into MLNLANHDHGIREIQLARPPVNALNLELLHALHAAIDDAVQGGVRGIVLSGAQGLFSAGVDVPALLQRDRAGVREYWREFFALCGSLARAPIPLVAAITGHSPAGGAVLALFCDYRVMAEGPYRIGLNEVQVGLIVPEAIQLALRRVVGTYRAERLLVAGAMIESAEALACGFVDELTGVDQVATRAIRWLENLLALPSHAMLTTRALARADLAAAYADMDALPLDDFVEAFFHPQTQAVLQQLVARLKEKK
- a CDS encoding DUF4139 domain-containing protein, coding for MTTAHRSALALACIAALGGAWPAYAADTTALTLYRNDSAALYASKGGGDVDDGYAVVREQRSLSLAAGTHDVVIGDLPNSLDAEALALGFPDGNAKVISQRLLLAQGTSAALTGLVGHTVDVLGAGGLPLASGTLLRAGDGLLVRDDNGHATLVSNYAAVRSSGADFPSGSSLSLRVDATRTGPTRAVLSYPTAGLGWRAAYVATLQPGTACRMQFESRASIANRSGRDWHDARVTLTAGEPNMAKASGPRPMASMARGFNAKAEAMPQQDSLGDYRSYTLSGAVELPDGSISQVPLYATRTLDCVRTALYENGNSYQPPRPILERDYNPGGGSTIVSTLQLQAFDSLPAGYLRVLTADRNGAPQFIGEGRIEDTPKGSDATITLGTAFDLRAERARTAFHVDKAGHTLDEAFRISLTNASDSTRTVTVREHPGRWRQWTLVSSSSKPGRQTPDTLEFRVDVPANGKAVLDYAVRYQWTADEQPQ